A stretch of the Malus domestica chromosome 08, GDT2T_hap1 genome encodes the following:
- the LOC103440256 gene encoding tubulin beta-6 chain: protein MREILHIQGGQCGNQIGSKFWEVICDEHGVDPTGRYRGDAGSDLQLERINVYYNEASGGRYVPRAVLMDLEPGTMDSIRSGPFGQIFRPDNFVFGQSGAGNNWAKGHYTEGAELIDSVLDVVRKEAENCDCLQGFQVCHSLGGGTGSGMGTLLISKIREEYPDRMMLTFSVFPSPKVSDTVVEPYNATLSVHQLVENADECMVLDNEALYDICFRTLKLSTPSFGDLNHLISATMSGVTCCLRFPGQLNSDLRKLAVNLIPFPRLHFFMVGFAPLTSRGSQQYISLTVPELTQQMWDAKNMMCAADPRHGRYLTASAMFRGKMSTKEVDEQMINVQNKNSSYFVEWIPHNVKSSVCDIPPKGLKMASTFVGNSTSIQEMFRRVSEQFTAMFRRKAFLHWYTGEGMDEMEFTEAESNMNDLVAEYQQYQDATVEDEGEYEEEGAEENYED, encoded by the exons ATGAGAGAGATCCTGCACATCCAGGGAGGCCAATGCGGCAACCAGATCGGCTCCAAGTTCTGGGAGGTCATTTGCGACGAGCACGGCGTTGACCCCACGGGAAGGTACCGAGGAGACGCCGGCTCCGATCTCCAGCTCGAGAGGATCAACGTCTACTACAATGAGGCCTCCGGCGGGAGGTACGTCCCCCGCGCCGTCCTCATGGATCTTGAGCCCGGTACCATGGACAGCATCCGATCCGGCCCCTTCGGCCAGATCTTCCGCCCTGACAACTTCGTCTTCGGCCAGTCCGGCGCCGGCAACAATTGGGCCAAGGGACATTATACCGAAGGTGCCGAGTTGATCGATTCCGTTCTCGATGTTGTTCGCAAGGAGGCAGAGAATTGTGATTGCCTTCAAG GTTTTCAGGTGTGCCACTCTCTTGGAGGAGGAACTGGTTCTGGAATGGGAACCCTTCTCATATCAAAGATCAGAGAGGAATACCCTGATAGGATGATGCTCACATTCTCCGTTTTCCCTTCACCGAAGGTCTCAGATACCGTTGTGGAACCATACAATGCCACTCTTTCGGTGCACCAGCTGGTTGAGAACGCCGATGAATGCATGGTTCTTGACAACGAGGCACTTTATGACATTTGCTTCAGGACCCTAAAGCTCAGCACCCCAAGCT TTGGTGACCTGAACCATTTGATATCCGCAACCATGAGCGGTGTGACATGCTGCCTAAGGTTCCCTGGACAGTTGAATTCAGACCTCCGGAAGCTGGCCGTGAATCTCATTCCATTTCCACGTCTTCACTTCTTCATGGTTGGGTTTGCCCCTCTCACCTCTCGTGGATCCCAGCAGTACATCTCCCTTACCGTGCCGGAGCTGACTCAGCAAATGTGGGATGCCAAGAACATGATGTGCGCTGCTGACCCTCGCCATGGACGTTACCTGACAGCCTCAGCTATGTTCAGGGGGAAGATGAGCACCAAAGAGGTGGACGAACAGATGATCAATGTGCAGAACAAGAACTCGTCCTACTTCGTTGAGTGGATCCCTCACAATGTGAAGTCAAGCGTGTGCGATATTCCTCCCAAGGGTTTGAAAATGGCATCTACCTTTGTTGGTAACTCTACATCAATCCAGGAGATGTTCAGGAGAGTGAGCGAGCAGTTCACAGCCATGTTCCGGCGCAAggcctttttgcattggtacaCCGGTGAAGGCATGGACGAGATGGAGTTCACCGAAGCAGAGAGCAACATGAATGATTTGGTTGCCGAGTACCAGCAATACCAAGATGCAACCGTGGAGGATGAGGGCGAGTACGAGGAGGAAGGTGCAGAAGAGAATTACGAGGACTAG